In Gossypium hirsutum isolate 1008001.06 chromosome D01, Gossypium_hirsutum_v2.1, whole genome shotgun sequence, the genomic window TTAGCAATTTTGCAGACCTGAATTTCTTCATAATTAGTTACTGCCAATTTAAAACATCCTGTATACGAGCTGTCACGGAGGACTGCCTAGGACAAGTAGAGACTTTTTGTTGCTTTAATAACTAATGCTTTATGTTTCTTTGTGTGTTCCAACTTCTTTCCCCATACTAGATCGGATGTTGATTAATTTCTGTTACTTGAACTCGGGTGCAATCATCAGATACGGATATGTGCTCGATAAGAGtttgttcaatttttttctaaatttttcatgtGTTTAGAGAACCCTTGGTTATATCCTTATATCCATGTTTGAATAGTCTCAAACACGGTTATTGCAGGAAAAAAATAAACTCTGCATATTCTCTATACCCGTTTTTTGTTCTGATGTCCTCTTGTTGTAGATTATATCCTAGCTAAGTGAAGGAAGGAGGAAGAATATTAACCACAGAGCTAGTATATAATATAGAGgccaaataattatttaacccaaagttATTTCAGCAGTAAATTGATTTTGTGGTACAATATGCAGGATGGACGTCGAGTGCAAGTGATTGAAAGAGACTTGAGTGAACCTGACCGTATTGTTGGGGAATTGCTACAACCAGGGGGATATCTCAAGTTAATCGAGTTGGGACTTGAAGGTAGGTGGTTGAGACTTTATGTACTAATTTCTTTGATTACTTTTAACGCATAACGGAATTAGTTTGATGAGCCTTCTATATTTTCTGACTGCAGATTGTGTAGAGGAAATTGATGCTCAGCAAGTATTTGGTTATGCTCTTTTCAAGGATGGGAAGCATACTCAACTTTCTTACCCATTAGAGAAGTTCCACTCTGATGTATCTGGTAGGAGCTTTCACAATGGACGTTTCATTCAGCGGATGCGGGAGAAATCAGCTTCCCTTCCCAAGTATATCACTTCCTCTTTAGATATTAATCAgttgtttatgttttatgttCATCATATTCTTTTCTCAAAGTTTTGGCTCTTTAGAAACAGTGGCCGATGTAGTATGACAGTATTCAACAGCCTAATGTAGCGTTATGGTAACAAATATCCCCCATTGGTTTACCAGTGTACATTTAGAGCAAGGGACAGTCACTTCTCTACTTGAAGAAAAAGGGATAATCAGAGGAGTGCAGTACAAAACTAAAGATGGTCGAGAATTGACTGCATTTGCATCTCTGACCATTGTATGTGATGGCTGTTTTTCGAACTTGCGTCGCTCCCTTTGCAACCCTAAGGTGAGTCAAGACATCAACTTTGTTTTGCTCATATTTCTCTTCTTATTCcctttttactttttactttttaaaataaactagTAATTTTAGAAATTAAGATGGCCACAATTACAATCTGCAGGTAGATATACCTTCTTCTTTTGTGGGATTGGTCCTGGAGAATTGTCATCTTCCATACTCAAATCATGGGCATGTTATACTAGCTGATCCTTCCCCCATTTTGTTCTATCCGATCAGCAGTACAGAGACTCGCTGTCTGGTTGATGTACCTGGTCAGAAGGTTCCTTCTATTGCAAATGGTGAGATGGCAAATTATCTAAAGACCATCGTGGCTCCCCAGGTATTTCACTGCTCTCACGTCTACACATTTAATCTCCATATAGCTGTATTTGTTTTTCTTGAAGTTGTGCTTTTACAAATAACCTCTGAATAGTCTTGGAATGTCAATTTTGCTGCATATCGAACAGGTTCCCCCAGAAATCTACGATTCCTTTGTAGCAGCCGTTGATAAGGGAAATATTAGGACAATGCCGAACAGAAGCATGCCGGCTGCTCCTCATCCCACCCCTGGAGCCCTATTAATGGGAGATGCATTCAACATGCGGCATCCATTAACCGGCGGAGGAATGACTGTTGCTTTATCCGATATTGTTGTCCTCCGTGATCTATTAAGGCCTCTACATGACCTCAGTGATGCCCTATGCTCTGCAAATATCTTGAATCATTTTACACATTGCGGAAGGTGAATCATAATCAAATTGTCAAAATATTGAACTCAAAATTTAACTAAACATTCAACATTTCCAAATGTAAAAGAACTTGATAACAAATCGGTGATGTCATGTTGTGCAGCCCGTGGCATCAACCATCAACACCTTAGCAGGCGCCTTGTACAAGGTATTCTGTGCTTCCCCTGATCAAGCGAGGAAGGAAATGCGACAAGCTTGCTTCGATTATCTAAGTCTTGGTGGTGTATGCTCAGCAGGACCTATCTCCTTGCTGTCTGGTTTAAACCCTCGCCCCTTGAGCTTGGTTCTACATTTTTTCGCAGTGGCAATATACAGTCTTGGTCGTTTACTATTGCCATTCCCTTCACCCAAGCGAATCTGGATTGGAGCTAGATTGATATCGGTGTGGATCTTGatccattttctttaatttcgTGTTTCAGCAATATGGATTAATAATTTTTATCTACTTAGCTATCGTGTCTGTGTTCTCTATTGTGTGTTATAGGGAGCATCAGGTATCATCTTTCCCATTATCAAAGCAGAAGGAGTTAGGCAAATGTTTTTTCCGGCGACAGTGCCTGCATATTACAGAGCTCCTCCAACTGTAAAATGAGGGAAGAATTTACCAAATGACCACCACAAACTGGTTTGTAACTTAACTCTTTAGGCTTTTCATAAGTAAATCATATTTCCCAAAAATGGTGGATGAACCTTGTATGAGTAAAAACATTAGTACAcgtttgtaataaaataaagctataattgaatagagttgtaattgaatagagctctaatggaatagagctataatcagtaattcaattgtcTGGTTGAAttaaatggaatagaactgtaatagtattcttatgTTTGGTTGAATAAAATAGAGTTATAATAGCAAGAAAAGAAGCTGAAATGACCAGAATACtcttagtagaatttttttgtaGTTGAAtgactattattattaaattttaataacattattattaaatataatttaataaaaacaataataaataatataatcatattttaataaaattattattatatataatttaacaataataatatataatattagaaaaataatatatagccATAATCTATATGTTAATTAGagaataaattgaaagaaaaagggaaaaaaaatggaaaatacgTCTCTCATGTCCTTTTTACTCAAAGATATTGAAATACaacaaaagaaagaattgatgaaattgttatgttgtatatatatttttgacatattttcattaatttacaAATTGTTTTTATGTTATTGGACATGTATAATATAAGGATCTCATGTAAAGGtaaaaatgaataatatagatttaatatatgtattttatttatatttaaaattttaatacatttaatttttatttatgtaagaAACATTTAATAAGTTTCAAGCCCTTCACAATCTATCTCACTTCGACTCTAAACCTACACAATGAAAAGTATAACAATTACAAAATGCCACATTTACAACATATCATGTCAAGAGAGCCGTCAAACATTCAATAAGCTCAACCTTTGGATTCAATTAACATAGCATGTTCAAGACTAATTTAAACCTCATCCTAGTAATAAATGAGTAATTACAAACTCTCATACAACTTCATTTTTACATGTGTCAAATCTCCATTACTAAATTAGTAGAATTCTCAGAACATATTTAACGTAAAGCCAAATATTGTAATGCCTGCAATAGAACATTGTAGAATAAGGGAGTTATATGTGTAAGAGAAATCTAGGGTAACCTTATCTGTAAGGGTGAACACATGGTCTTAATGGAGCTAATATTATAGGAAATTTTCTAAAACAAAAAGGTAAGAATCTTACGCAATTTGAAACTAGTTTTGTGAGGCTAAAAACACGGGCATTTGTTGGAGAATGCAACTCTGATATAGAAACATTGCAAAGGGCTTTCACAAATGCCACTATTGCTTCACTGTTTAACCTTTGACTGTGTGCAAACACATGATTCAACTCAAAACTACCAATCTGCTCCAATAAATTCAAGTTAGCAATAAGGTGATTAATCTGCTTAGGAGATACCAGTCCAAAATTATTGACTCCAACAGAGGCGCTATCATAAGAACCTCATCGGACAACTGCCATTATAGCTAGATTCTGGAGGGTTCCTTTGTTCTTCAAAGATTGAAGACCAGTAGATTTTAACATCTCGTCATCTGTTTCAGTGTTTGACACAGATAAAAAAGATGCATCAGTTGGGGCTGTTGAGATCATGTGTTTAAGATTGCTgccatttagtttttttttctgttgCTAAGTTTGAATAATTCTTCTTTACTTTAGGAGCTTAGTTTTTCGATTTATTTGGTATATTGTTACCAGATTCTTAGCAGATTTTTAGAacctctttttctatttttagtctTGAACTTTTGTATTTAAATCGTTGAGATGCAAATCAATTATCATTCCAGTCTTCAATTATTTTCTATCTTAAAActtcatttctcttctttttgcttCAAATCTCTCGATCAATCATCAAAGTTCGAGTTCTAATcaccaacaaattggtatcaaagttattttcttgagGGATCTGTGAGGTTATTTGCGTGTTAAGATGGAAGGAGAGTCTAGTTTTTTAGTTGCTGCACCACCAGTCTTCGATGGAGACAATTACCAGATGCAGGCAGTTCGCATGGAGACTTACCTAGAGGCCTTTGATCTTTGAGAATCTGTAAAAGAGGATTATGaggtcccaccactttcagcaaATCCTACTGTGGCACAGATTAAAGCACAAAAGGAAAAGAATACAACAAAATCAAAGGCAAAAGCTTGCTTATTTGCAGCTGTGTCTCAAATGATTTTCACACGAATAATGTCTCTGAAATCAGCAAAGAAAATCTGGGATTACCTCAAGGTTGGGTATGCAGGAGATGAGAGGATTCGTGGAATAAAAGTCCTGAATCTAATCAAGGATTTCGAGTTGCAAAAGATGAAGGAGTCTGAGTTAGTGAAAGAATATTTTGACAGACTTTTCAGCATTGCCAACAAGGTGAGATTGCTTGGTTCTGAGTTGAACGACTCTAGAATCGTAGAAAAGCTGTTGGTCACTGTTCCAGAGAAGTTTGAAGCCACCATTACTACTCTAGAAAACACCAAGGACCTGTCAAAGATCTCTCTTGTAGAGCTCTTGAATGCTTTACAAGTACAAGAGCAAAGAAGATCCATGAGGCAAGAGGGAGTGATAGAAGGTGCCTTGCCTGTCAAGCATCAAGACAACAACAggtataaaaaaagaaaaaatttaagaaCCAGTCGACGAGTGGAGAAAATTCATCAGGCAATTATCAGAAGAGCAAAAGATGAGGTGTCAAGAAATCCTACCCACATTGTCACCATTGTGAGAAGAAATGTCATTCACCATTCAAATGTTGGAAAAGACCTGACGCTAAATGCTCCAAATGCAATCAACTTGGACATGAAGCAGTGATTTGTAAGGTCAAAGGCCAGGTGCAAGAAGTAGATGCTCAGGTAGTTGATCAAGAAGAAGAAGATCGATTGTTCGTGGTTACTTATTTCTCAGGTAGAGAATTAAGTGAGAGCTGGTTGATTGATAGTGGGCACACAAATCACATGACGTATGACAAGGAACTCTTCGAGGAATTGAGAAACACTGAAGTCAAAAGAGGGAAAAGGCACAGTAGCTATTACAGGCTATGAAGGTACAAAATTCATTTCAGATGTTTTGTTTGtacctaaaattgatcaaaatctCTTAAGTGTTGGATAGTTACTGGATAAATGCTATAAAGTGCTATTTGAGAATAAAAAGTGCTTGATCAGAGATGCTAATGGTAGAGACTTGTTTAATGTcaaaataaagggaaaaagtttttcTTTTAATCCAATGGAAAAACAGCAAATGACTTTTAAATCCAGAGTTAGTGCCACTGAGACTTGGCACAAGAGACTTAGGCACTTTCACCATCGAAGATTGCTTCAAATGTAGTCGAAGAAGCTGGTGGAAGGACTTACAGACATTGATGATGATCTACCTCATTGTCGAGCTTGCAAATTTGGGAAACAACATAGACAACCCTTTCCTAAATAAGCCTAGAGAGCCTCGAAGAAGTTACAGCTTGTTTATACTGATATTTGTGGTCCTCAGAGAACGCCATCGTTAAATGGTAACGTCTATTACATAGCCTTTATCGATGATCTAACAAGAATGTGTTGGATTTTCTTGTTGAAACAAAAATCAGAAGTTGCTGGTGTGTTCTGGAAATTCAAAGCCAGAGTTGAGAATGAAAGTGGATGCATGATTCAGATTTTAAGATCTAATAATGGCAAGGAGTACACTTCAGAAACCTTTAATAGGTTTTGTGAAGAGGCTGGAATTGAGCATCAATTGACGGCGCCATACACTCCACAACAAAATAGAGTCAGTGAAAGGAAGAACAAATTCATAATGGAGACGACTCGATGTATGCTTCATGAGAAGAATCTTCCAAAAGGCTTTTGGGGAGAAGCTGCAAACACTGCTGTGTTCTTGGAAAATCAGATTTCAACAAAAGCTGTGAAGGATCAAACACCATTTGAAGCTTGGTATGGTTACAAACCTTCTTTAAACTTTCTTAGAGTGTTTCACTTACATTCCACAGGTCAAGCGTGATAAGCTTGACAAAAAGGCAGAAGCTGGCATTTTTGTTGGGTATAGCACTGTATCTAAA contains:
- the LOC107921672 gene encoding uncharacterized protein; this translates as MIFTRIMSLKSAKKIWDYLKVGYAGDERIRGIKVLNLIKDFELQKMKESELVKEYFDRLFSIANKVRLLGSELNDSRIVEKLLVTVPEKFEATITTLENTKDLSKISLVELLNALQVQEQRRSMRQEGVIEGALPVKHQDNNRYKKRKNLRTSRRVEKIHQAIIRRAKDEVSRNPTHIVTIVRRNVIHHSNVGKDLTLNAPNAINLDMKQ